GGTGGTCAGTTTGACCAGGTTTCCCGTGAAGCGGGCGTAATCCGCCGGACGGACCAGCTTGCGATCCAGACCGGGCGAAGAAACCTCGAGCAGATAGGACCCACCAGAAACCACATCCTCAACATCGAGAATCGTCCCCACCTCACGGCTCACGTTGGCGCAATCGTCGTGGGTGACACCACCTGGTTTGTCAATGAACACCCGCAGCATGCGTGCTTTGCCGCCGCCGCGGAACTCTACGTCCACTACTTCCAGCCCGCTGGACGCCGCCACACGTTCTACGACGGCGCGTACTTGATCAATGTCCAACGCCATGAAAGCACCGGGTTTAGGGGCTTCCGTTTCAGGCACCGCACCGGCCAAAACACCTTCAAACAAAAAGTGGGCTTGCGCCCACTGGTGTGCTTCGCCAAAACGGTATTACACAACAGTAACTCGACTAATATGATACCCCGCTCGGGGGCAAAAGACAAACCATCAGACCGGCTTTCGAGATCACCGGGAAGCGCGAGAAATCAGCGCACCGTTAGTTATTTGATGCCTTCGAATCCCAAATGATTCTTGCCCGGAGACTCTCTGTTTGCACACAACCTGCAAGCTTCTCTACAATAAAGTTTCAACTGAGACCAACCTATGATTCATTTCCCGGTGCCTGAGGCACTCACCTTCGATGACGTGTTGCTGCTGCCGGCCCGTTCCGAGGTTGTACCCGCCGGAGTAAACACCCAGACCAGGCTGACCCACAACATCATCCTGAATATTCCCATCATCAGCGCGGCCATGGATACCGTCACTGAATCGCGGATGGCCATCGCCCTCGCTCAACAGGGGGGAATGGGAATTATCCATCGTAACCTCAGCATTGACCAACAAGCGAACGAAGTAGACAAGGTGAAGCGTTCCGAAAGCGGCATGATCGTTGATCCGGTGACCATGTCGCCTGACGACAAAGTTGCGGACGCTCTGGAAGTGATGCGTAAGTACAAGATTTCTGGCGTGCCTATTACCAAAAACAAAAAGCTCGTCGGCATTCTCACCAACCGCGACTTGCGCTTCGAAACCCGCACTGACATTCCCATCAACAAAGTAATGACCAAGGAAAACCTGATCACGGTTCCTGTGGGCACGACTTTAGAGGAAGCCGAGCACATCCTGCACAAGCACCGGGTAGAGAAGCTGCTGGTGGTGGATGACAAGTACAACCTCAAGGGCCTGATTACCGTTAAAGATATCCAGAAAAAGCTGAAGTATCCCAATGCAGCCAAAGACTCCCAGGGACGCCTACGCGTCGGGGCCGCCATCGGCGCAACCGGCGACTACCTGGAGCGCGCGCAAGAGATGGTGAAGAACAAAGTAGATGTCCTTTCCATTGACAGCGCGCACGGACACTCGACACGGGTTCTGGACGCGATAAAAGAAGTGAAATCCAAGCTGCCGGAGGTGGATCTGATCGCCGGCAACGTGGCCACATTCGAAGGCGCCTGTGAACTGGCGCGTACCGGAGCCGATGCCATCAAGGTAGGGATCGGTCCCGGTTCGATCTGTACCACGCGTGTGGTAACTGGCGCGGGCGTACCGCAGATCACGGCAATTGCAGAGGCGTACCGGGCGACGCGTGAGGCTGGAATCCCGGTAATCGCAGATGGCGGCATCAAGTACTCGGGCGACATCAGCAAAGCCCTGGCTGCTGGCGCCGCGATCGTCATGGTTGGGTCGTTGCTGGCAGGTACCGACGAGAGTCCCGGCGAGACCATTCTTTATCAGGGCCGGACATTTAAGACCTATCGCGGTATGGGATCTCTAGGCGCAATGGGTTCTGGATCCGCGGGTAGTGAGCGCTATTTCCAAAATGCCGACGGAGATTCCTCAACCGCTATGCCCACCGAAGAAGCCGAACAAAACCGCCTGGGCAAGCTGGTGCCTGAAGGCATTGAGGGGCGCGTACCCTACCGCGGCACCACTGCCATGATCGTCCATCAGATGGTCGGCGGATTGCGCTCAGGGATGGGATATTGCGGTTGCGGCAGCATTCCCGAGCTACAGCAAAAGGCGCGTTTCGTGCGGATCAGCGCGGCCGGCCTCCGCGAAAGCCATGTTCACGACGTGATTATCACTCGTGAAGCGCCGAATTACCGGTGGGAATAGCCCCCCTGAATGTCCAATGACCCCGCTGAGGTTGTCCACGCGTCTCCGCGCCTGAGCCTTTGGCGGGCGTGGCTGCCCGCTGTCGTCTGGCTGGTCCTGATTGCAGTGGAGTCAACCGACCTTCTGTCCGCCCGTCACACCGGCTCTGTTCTCCACCGCTTATGGTCCATGCTCTTCGGCCCCATCGATCCGGATCTCTTTGATATTTTGCATGCCGCTCTCCGTAAACTTGGCCACGTGATCGGATACGCTACGTTGAGCGCGTTGCTGTTCCGCGCCTGGCGAGCTACCATCGCGATCTCCAAGCCGGCGCTCTGGAACATTCGCTGGGCGGCACCCGCATTTTTTATGAGCGTCGTGGTGGCTTACCTAGACGAGTGGCATCAGGGATTGATTCCCTCGCGAACGGGCACCGTCCGCGACGTCTTTTTGGATACCGCCGCCGCTCTGGTGGCCCAAATGCTGATACTGGCCTGGTTGCGGAATCGTCGGCTTACGTTGGTTTCTGCTTGAGGGTCGATCGGGTTTAGTACATCGCGCCGTACTTGGTCACTTCCCAGGTACCAGCAGCCTGCTGCTGAGTGGTGATCCAGAGATTTTCTTCGTAAGTGTTGTCGCCATCCTTGCGTTTGGCATGGTATTGCAGAATCACCAGTGGTGGCTGTTCTTCACGGTCGAACAAACTCCACGAAACAATTGGATGTTGCTGCTCGGAGTCGCAGACGAACTTGGCGTAGTGCCAGCGGTAGTCTTTGAACCAACCGGCCAATTGCTGGCGACACTTGCCATCACTCATCGCGTGCAAAACTTTTTCCGCGCTGCGTTCCGGGGAACGATCGCGAACCGGATTAAGCCGGACTTTCAGAGGATATCCGGAGAGCGGGTCCTTCTCTTTCGAGCGGCTCAACACCGGCGGCTGATTTGACAGCCACAGGAGCATCCCAAAGACATAAATCAACAGCAGGACGCCTGCGCCCACTCCAATCCAGATTTTCGCCGGCCGAGACATACTTCTGCTAGCAGTCTAGCTCCATCTCAATGGCCAGTGACCGTGCACAAAGTACAGGTACTTTGGTGCTGTCCAAAAAAGAAAACGCACCCAAATCTGGGTGCGTTCCAAATAACTTACAAGGACAACAGCTTACTTCTCTTTCTCGTCCTCTTCTTCTTTGGCGCTTTCGGCTGGAAGTGCTTCTTGCTGGGCTTGCGCTTCCTCCATCGCCCTTTTCGCTTCGGAGGCCCGCTTGGCGCGCAGTTCGGCACGCTTCTGGCGTTTTTCTTCCTGCAACTTCTCGCTACCCAGCAGTTCGATGAACGCCTTTTCCGCACCATCGCCCTTCTGCCAGCCACCTCTGATAATT
This genomic stretch from Terriglobales bacterium harbors:
- the rimP gene encoding ribosome maturation factor RimP; amino-acid sequence: MAGAVPETEAPKPGAFMALDIDQVRAVVERVAASSGLEVVDVEFRGGGKARMLRVFIDKPGGVTHDDCANVSREVGTILDVEDVVSGGSYLLEVSSPGLDRKLVRPADYARFTGNLVKLTTHTPLEGNRHFEGRLERFQDGRLTLQIERSKREKRRHPESSAPQTVEIELGNVEKANLVPEF
- the guaB gene encoding IMP dehydrogenase; translated protein: MIHFPVPEALTFDDVLLLPARSEVVPAGVNTQTRLTHNIILNIPIISAAMDTVTESRMAIALAQQGGMGIIHRNLSIDQQANEVDKVKRSESGMIVDPVTMSPDDKVADALEVMRKYKISGVPITKNKKLVGILTNRDLRFETRTDIPINKVMTKENLITVPVGTTLEEAEHILHKHRVEKLLVVDDKYNLKGLITVKDIQKKLKYPNAAKDSQGRLRVGAAIGATGDYLERAQEMVKNKVDVLSIDSAHGHSTRVLDAIKEVKSKLPEVDLIAGNVATFEGACELARTGADAIKVGIGPGSICTTRVVTGAGVPQITAIAEAYRATREAGIPVIADGGIKYSGDISKALAAGAAIVMVGSLLAGTDESPGETILYQGRTFKTYRGMGSLGAMGSGSAGSERYFQNADGDSSTAMPTEEAEQNRLGKLVPEGIEGRVPYRGTTAMIVHQMVGGLRSGMGYCGCGSIPELQQKARFVRISAAGLRESHVHDVIITREAPNYRWE
- a CDS encoding VanZ family protein; this encodes MSNDPAEVVHASPRLSLWRAWLPAVVWLVLIAVESTDLLSARHTGSVLHRLWSMLFGPIDPDLFDILHAALRKLGHVIGYATLSALLFRAWRATIAISKPALWNIRWAAPAFFMSVVVAYLDEWHQGLIPSRTGTVRDVFLDTAAALVAQMLILAWLRNRRLTLVSA